One window of the Dreissena polymorpha isolate Duluth1 chromosome 5, UMN_Dpol_1.0, whole genome shotgun sequence genome contains the following:
- the LOC127882010 gene encoding probable tRNA N6-adenosine threonylcarbamoyltransferase isoform X2, with the protein MVIAIGFEGSANKLGVGIIKDGIVLSNPRDTYITPPGQGPGMGAPLVSSALVARTVAQLWNKPIVAVNHCIGHIEMGRLVTGAVNPTVLYVSGGNTQVIAYLQKRYRIFGETIDIAVGNCLDRFARVLKLSNDPSPGYNIEQLAKKGTKFLELPYAVKGMDVSFSGLLSYIEEKAPDLMERGEYTAEDLCFSLQETVFAMLIEITERAMAHCGSQEVLIVGGVGCNERLQEMMAIMAKERGATLYATDERFCIDNGAMIAQAGALMYQSGQTTPLEQTTCTQRFRTDEVEVTWRD; encoded by the exons ATGGTGATTGCTATTGGTTTTGAAGGCAGTGCAAACAAGCTGGGTGTTGGCATTATTAAAGATGGCATAGTCCTGTCCAATCCAAGGGACACATACATAACTCCACCTGGCCAAG GACCAGGCATGGGCGCCCCTCTCGTTTCGTCAGCATTGGTTGCCCGGACTGTTGCCCAGCTATGGAACAAACCAATAGTTGCTGTGAACCACTGCATTGGCC ACATAGAGATGGGTCGCCTTGTGACAGGAGCTGTGAATCCCACTGTGCTGTATGTCAGTGGAGGCAACACCCAG GTCATAGCTTATTTGCAGAAACGGTACAGAATATTTGGTGAGACTATTGATATTGCTGTTGGCAACTGTTTGGATCGATTCGCCAGAGTTCTAAAA TTATCCAATGACCCCAGCCCTGGATACAACATTGAACAGCTAGCTAAAAA GGGTACCAAGTTTCTGGAGCTGCCCTATGCAGTGAAGGGTATGGACGTCTCATTCTCAGGGCTGCTTTCTTACATTGAG GAGAAGGCTCCTGATTTGATGGAGAGAGGAGAGTACACAGCCGAGGACCTGTGCTTCTCGCTACAGGAGACCGTGTTTGCTATGCTGATCGAGATCACTGAGCGGGCCATGGCTCACTGCGGCTCACAGGAGGTCCTCATTGTGGGCGGTGTGGGAT GTAATGAACGCCTTCAAGAAATGATGGCAATCATGGCCAAAGAGAGAGGAGCCACATTATATGCCACCGATGAGCG GTTCTGCATTGACAACGGAGCCATGATTGCCCAGGCAGGGGCACTGATGTACCAGTCCGGACAGACCACTCCCCTGGAGCAGACCACGTGTACACAGAG ATTCCGAACAGATGAAGTTGAAGTGACCTGGAGGGACTGA
- the LOC127882010 gene encoding probable tRNA N6-adenosine threonylcarbamoyltransferase isoform X1: MVIAIGFEGSANKLGVGIIKDGIVLSNPRDTYITPPGQGFLPRDTAKHHQAVALDVLHKALEEAKLCPEDIDVVCYTKGPGMGAPLVSSALVARTVAQLWNKPIVAVNHCIGHIEMGRLVTGAVNPTVLYVSGGNTQVIAYLQKRYRIFGETIDIAVGNCLDRFARVLKLSNDPSPGYNIEQLAKKGTKFLELPYAVKGMDVSFSGLLSYIEEKAPDLMERGEYTAEDLCFSLQETVFAMLIEITERAMAHCGSQEVLIVGGVGCNERLQEMMAIMAKERGATLYATDERFCIDNGAMIAQAGALMYQSGQTTPLEQTTCTQRFRTDEVEVTWRD; the protein is encoded by the exons ATGGTGATTGCTATTGGTTTTGAAGGCAGTGCAAACAAGCTGGGTGTTGGCATTATTAAAGATGGCATAGTCCTGTCCAATCCAAGGGACACATACATAACTCCACCTGGCCAAG GTTTCCTTCCACGTGACACTGCCAAGCACCACCAGGCTGTTGCCCTCGATGTTCTACATAAAGCACTTGAAGAGGCAAAGCTCTGTCCCGAAGACATAGATGTGGTTTGCTATACTAAAG GACCAGGCATGGGCGCCCCTCTCGTTTCGTCAGCATTGGTTGCCCGGACTGTTGCCCAGCTATGGAACAAACCAATAGTTGCTGTGAACCACTGCATTGGCC ACATAGAGATGGGTCGCCTTGTGACAGGAGCTGTGAATCCCACTGTGCTGTATGTCAGTGGAGGCAACACCCAG GTCATAGCTTATTTGCAGAAACGGTACAGAATATTTGGTGAGACTATTGATATTGCTGTTGGCAACTGTTTGGATCGATTCGCCAGAGTTCTAAAA TTATCCAATGACCCCAGCCCTGGATACAACATTGAACAGCTAGCTAAAAA GGGTACCAAGTTTCTGGAGCTGCCCTATGCAGTGAAGGGTATGGACGTCTCATTCTCAGGGCTGCTTTCTTACATTGAG GAGAAGGCTCCTGATTTGATGGAGAGAGGAGAGTACACAGCCGAGGACCTGTGCTTCTCGCTACAGGAGACCGTGTTTGCTATGCTGATCGAGATCACTGAGCGGGCCATGGCTCACTGCGGCTCACAGGAGGTCCTCATTGTGGGCGGTGTGGGAT GTAATGAACGCCTTCAAGAAATGATGGCAATCATGGCCAAAGAGAGAGGAGCCACATTATATGCCACCGATGAGCG GTTCTGCATTGACAACGGAGCCATGATTGCCCAGGCAGGGGCACTGATGTACCAGTCCGGACAGACCACTCCCCTGGAGCAGACCACGTGTACACAGAG ATTCCGAACAGATGAAGTTGAAGTGACCTGGAGGGACTGA
- the LOC127882019 gene encoding NEDD4-binding protein 1-like: MASTKPSRKYPRKPKRDKDEFFMFKKDIPIVKAFKEKIQRMYEIQIQLDSKVDEGQWLIIFGDPVDRKSSKSYIQAICTPEERKVVQFPMHTAMELSDAHKLEAIEIKTNACIKPLENIAQFEITGSELAVTLALSRLEELVGTSIIENAVDGDFNSYEAGVIKISPSTNCGRKRLSDKLERALSKNSDGGCSVDDYKHAKPSVQRVLLNCLQDDDADDIDDDALFDEGASDANSNSKKNYKVHIYDDSDEMEIGNVSDKFADLNLSDLSDSEHKASDTEAVSEHEKYLQDYATRLGFEKQHIEYALTMVDASTRPSDFFSLVQKISTSRGSSVKQSVEVRDDISSDNKANNNEDDIIIESVEEVVIPSPVEAPKAIRKVKTDIPEGYKEMLLRDCQQEDENCSVEELKRRNAERQKLLRENFEKQQKYQASDGVSKKKRNKKNKTKQLEKNTPVEHPTSRTYSNDEDQTCVLRIYDTLQPSGSVGTLEEFTAVPNRKKDSGQTGPFTPGRPASTQGQKGFSRASKMPTTNQGMKEYHHYSNTPNTNQGQHQFTQPSALPAMDQGQRPIGLSGNQVPQSPQGRTHKPMQAVVPVQLAGKSQSQGPVDPKDLRSIVIDGSNVAMTHGNGKIFSCRGIQICVDYFKQRGHDLITVFVPNWRNCRPGPDNNILDQEILQELKDKGVLVFTPSRKIGRKMVAAYDDRFVLELAEAEDAIIVSNDQYRDLMEEKAIWKNIIHTRLLMYSFVRDLFMPPNDPLGRTGPNLDDFLRVSTDLDRFAPYQHFQPRMDYPVTPKGRGGHPPSQGYYQTGLQDGQNCNTGYKNNPSSPYKPVIIYSDEVDGATKPLFNTPNKGTRQNAWANTGQGQNAYANPGQGQSAWANTGQGQSALANTGQGQNAWANKGQGKNAWVNTNQGPKYRSRSEQVTQELLQSLLGIFPEQEETVRKVLNNHSGETNIEKLANYCVGALSD; encoded by the exons ATGGCTTCAACAAAACCGTCTCGCAAGTATCCAAGAAAACCAAAACGGGATAAAGATGAGTTTTTTATGTTTAAGAAAGACATCCCAATTGTAAAGGCATTCAAAGAGAAGATTCAAAGGATGTATGAAATACAGATTCAGTTGGATTCAAAAGTGGATGAAGGACAATGGTTAATCATATTTGGTGATCCAGTTGACAGAAAGAGTTCAAAG AGTTACATCCAAGCCATCTGTACTCCTGAAGAGCGGAAAGTTGTTCAGTTTCCAATGCACACTGCTATGGAATTGTCAGATGCCCATAAACTGGAAGCAatcgaaataaaaacaaatgcatgcattaaacctcttgaAAATATTGCCCAGTTTGAAATCACAGGTTCTGAACTTGCTGTCACATTAGCTTTGTCTCGTCTTGAAGAGTTAGTTGGAACATCCATCATAGAAAATGCTGTTGATGGCGACTTTAACTCTTACGAAGCTGGTGTTATTAAAATTTCTCCTTCCACAAATTGTGGTCGAAAAAGACTGTCAGACAAATTAGAAAGAGCTCTTTCGAAGAACAGCGATGGTGGATGCAGTGTTGATGATTATAAACATGCAAAGCCCTCAGTTCAGCGGGTGTTGCTTAATTGTTTGCAAGATGATGATGCAGATGACATTGATGATGATGCTTTGTTTGATGAAGGTGCATCGGATGCTAACTCTAACTCTAAGAAGAATTATAAAGTGCATATTTATGATGACAGTGATGAAATGGAGATAGGGAACGTTAGTGATAAATTTGCTGACTTGAATTTGAGTGATTTAAGTGATTCAGAACACAAAGCATCTGATACCGAAGCTGTTAGTGAACATGAAAAATACTTACAAGACTATGCTACCCGCTTAGGGTTTGAAAAACAGCATATTGAGTATGCTTTAACTATGGTGGATGCATCAACACGTCCATCAGACTTCTTCAGCCTCGTGCAAAAAATTTCAACTAGTCGTGGCTCATCAGTAAAACAGTCTGTAGAAGTTAGGGATGACATTTCCAGTGACAATAAAGCTAACAATAATGAAGATGACATTATTATAGAATCAGTTGAAGAAGTTGTGATACCAAGCCCAGTGGAGGCCCCAAAGGCAATAAGAAAAGTAAAGACTGACATTCCTGAGGGCTACAAAGAAATGCTGCTAAGAGACTGTCAGCAGGAAGATGAAAATTGCTCTGTGGAAGAACTTAAGCGCAGAAATGCAGAAAGGCAAAAACTGCTTAGAGAAaactttgaaaaacaacaaaaatatcaaGCGTCTGATGGTGTAAGTAAAAAgaagagaaataaaaaaaataaaaccaaacaacttgaaaagaacACTCCTGTTGAGCACCCTACATCAAGAACCTACTCGAATGACGAGGATCAAACTTGTGTTTTGAGAATATATGATACTCTACAGCCATCAGGATCAGTTGGGACCCTTGAGGAATTCACCGCAGTTCCCAATCGAAAAAAAGATAGTGGTCAGACTGGGCCATTCACCCCTGGCCGACCAGCTTCAACCCAGGGACAAAAAGGTTTCTCAAGGGCATCCAAAATGCCAACCACCAATCAGGGAATGAAAGAATATCATCACTATTCAAATACTCCAAATACCAATCAGGGACAGCATCAATTTACTCAGCCCTCGGCTTTGCCAGCTATGGATCAGGGTCAGCGTCCAATAGGATTATCAGGCAACCAGGTTCCCCAGTCGCCTCAGGGTAGGACACACAAGCCCATGCAGGCTGTTGTTCCGGTCCAACTGGCAGGGAAATCACAGTCACAGGGGCCGGTAGATCCCAAGGATTTGAGATCCATTGTTATTGATGGCTCAAATGTTGCAATGAC GCATGGCAATGGAAAGATATTTTCGTGTCGAGGCATACAGATCTGCGTGGACTACTTTAAGCAGAGAGGTCATGACCTGATAACGGTGTTTGTGCCGAATTGGCGTAATTGTAGACCTGGCCCAGACAACAACATTCTTGACCAAGAAATTCTGCAGGAACTGAAAGATAAGGGAGTGCTGGTTTTTACGCCATCCAGAAAGATAGGGAGAAAAATGGTGGCTGCTTATGATGACAG GTTTGTTTTGGAGTTGGCCGAGGCTGAAGATGCCATCATAGTGTCTAATGACCAGTACAGAGATCTTATGGAGGAGAAGGCGATATGGAAAAACATCATTCACACACG ACTATTGATGTACAGTTTTGTGAGAGACCTCTTCATGCCTCCGAACGACCCCCTAGGCAGAACTGGACCCAACCTGGATGACTTCCTAAGGGTATCAACGGATCTCGACAG gtttgcTCCTTATCAACATTTTCAACCTAGAATGGACTATCCAGTGACACCAAAAGGCAGGGGTGGTCATCCACCGAGTCAAGGATATTATCAGACCGGGCTGCAAGACGGACAAAACTGCAACACCGGCTATAAGAATAACCCTAGTTCTCCTTATAAACCTGTGATAATTTACAGCGATGAAGTTGATGGAGCAACTAAACCACTTTTTAACACACCAAATAAAGGAACAAGACAGAATGCATGGGCAAATACGGGTCAAGGTCAAAATGCGTATGCAAAcccaggtcaaggtcaaagtgcaTGGGCAAacacaggtcaaggtcaaagtgcaTTGGCAAACACAGGTCAAGGACAAAATGCATGGGCaaacaaaggtcaaggtaaaaatgcTTGGGTAAACACAAATCAAGGTCCCAAATACCGCAGCAGATCAGAACAGGTGACTCAGGAGTTATTGCAATCTTTGTTAGGGATATTTCCAGAACAAGAAGAAACTGTTCGAAAGGTACTCAATAATCATTCAGGAGAAACTAACATTGAAAAACTGGCCAACTACTGTGTTGGTGCTTTATCAGATTAG